The following proteins come from a genomic window of Candidatus Woesearchaeota archaeon:
- a CDS encoding RsmB/NOP family class I SAM-dependent RNA methyltransferase, whose amino-acid sequence MDKDNIKFKPEFIKRYSELTDFKEFKEYSLKFLRRSIRVNTLKIEIEKLKKSLGKSWILAQIPWCKEGFWVEHKQGRRDIGNAIEHFLGYIYVQESASMIPPIVLDPKPGEIVLDMCASPGSKTTQIAQYMKNKGILVANDYKGERIVPLEMNMQRCGAANCIITMMHGEWLKEMKFDRILVDAPCSGTGTIRKSFKTLLMWNPNMVKRLSATQKNLIETAFSNLKENGTLVYSTCSLEPEENEEVVDYLLGKHDNAELEEIKLDIKRSEPILKFENKKYSDEIKKCLRIWPQDNDSEGFFVAKISKL is encoded by the coding sequence ATGGATAAGGATAACATCAAATTCAAGCCGGAGTTTATAAAAAGGTACTCTGAATTAACTGATTTTAAGGAGTTCAAAGAATATTCCCTGAAATTTTTAAGGAGAAGCATCAGAGTAAATACTTTAAAGATTGAAATTGAGAAACTGAAAAAAAGCTTAGGGAAAAGCTGGATATTGGCTCAAATACCCTGGTGCAAGGAAGGATTCTGGGTTGAGCATAAGCAGGGAAGAAGGGATATTGGAAATGCGATTGAGCATTTTCTCGGCTATATTTATGTTCAGGAATCGGCTTCAATGATCCCGCCTATAGTTCTTGACCCGAAGCCAGGAGAGATTGTATTGGATATGTGCGCTTCTCCCGGGTCAAAGACAACGCAGATAGCGCAGTACATGAAAAACAAAGGAATATTGGTTGCAAATGATTATAAGGGGGAGAGAATTGTGCCGCTTGAGATGAATATGCAGAGATGCGGGGCAGCAAACTGCATCATAACAATGATGCACGGAGAGTGGCTCAAGGAAATGAAGTTTGACAGGATCCTTGTTGATGCGCCGTGCTCCGGAACAGGAACAATAAGGAAGAGCTTTAAAACATTATTGATGTGGAACCCGAATATGGTGAAAAGGCTGTCAGCAACGCAGAAGAACCTGATCGAGACTGCATTCAGCAATTTAAAAGAAAATGGAACCTTGGTTTATTCAACTTGTTCGCTGGAGCCTGAGGAGAATGAAGAGGTTGTTGATTACTTGTTGGGCAAACATGATAATGCTGAACTTGAAGAAATAAAATTAGACATAAAAAGAAGCGAGCCTATTTTAAAATTTGAAAATAAAAAATACAGTGATGAAATAAAAAAATGCCTGAGGATCTGGCCGCAGGATAATGATAGTGAGGGGTTCTTTGTGGCGAAGATTTCTAAATTATGA